TCCAGCATGATCCGAAGATCATCCGCCTGTACGGGATCTGCGGTAAAGCGCCGAATGCTTCGCCTTTTCTTGATGACTTCGAAGAAATCCATGTTCACATCCTCACGCGTGTTTTGACGATTGCCGAATTCCAGAAGGCGTTTCTTCCACTTTTGCATTATATCAGCTTTTCAGCGAATTGATTTGTTCCGCATGATGTATTACACTAATCATCGCATGCTGTCGGATAATGCCTCAGAAACAGGCGATGAGGGGGTTCCAGGTTGAAGCTGCGAGGTAAAGTGCACAAATATGGGGCCAATGTCGATACCGATGCCGTCATTCCGGCGCGCTATCTGAACGTCTCCGATCCGAAAGAACTGGCCATGCACTGCATGGAAGATATCGATATTGAGTTTGTCAGCCGGGTTCAGCCGGGCGATATCATCGTGGCAACCACCAACTTCGGCAGCGGCTCATCGAGAGAGCACGCCCCGCTGGCGATAAAAGCCTCAGGCGTAAGTTGTGTGATCGCCAAGAGTTTTGCCCGGATATTCTATCGCAATGCCATCAACATCGGTTTGCCGATCCTTGAATGCGCTGCAGCCGTGGAGAACTGTGAATCCGGCGATATCCTGGAGGTGGAACTGGCCACCGGAGATATCTGGAATGTAACCCGGGGATCGCATTTCAAAGCCGAGCCTTTCCCGGACTTCATGCTGGAGCTGATATTGGCGGGAGGGCTCATCGAACACACTAAAAGGAAGATCGGAGGCAGGAGGAAATAGATGCGGTTTGGTATTGTGGTTTTGCCTGGTGACGGGGTAGGGCCGGAAGTGGTTTCGGCAGC
The sequence above is drawn from the Dehalococcoidia bacterium genome and encodes:
- a CDS encoding 3-isopropylmalate dehydratase small subunit, with product MKLRGKVHKYGANVDTDAVIPARYLNVSDPKELAMHCMEDIDIEFVSRVQPGDIIVATTNFGSGSSREHAPLAIKASGVSCVIAKSFARIFYRNAINIGLPILECAAAVENCESGDILEVELATGDIWNVTRGSHFKAEPFPDFMLELILAGGLIEHTKRKIGGRRK